In a single window of the Roseofilum reptotaenium CS-1145 genome:
- a CDS encoding helix-turn-helix domain-containing protein, which translates to MSQKSERRKLLFAPPEWDDVYPLEKLRKKKKELTQKKLAKEIGVGESTYQRWVGRNVEPSLNSKQIRKLCEILGITFDEYCDLFKDYED; encoded by the coding sequence ATGAGTCAAAAATCAGAACGCAGAAAGTTATTATTTGCTCCTCCTGAATGGGATGATGTCTACCCACTAGAGAAGTTGAGGAAAAAGAAGAAAGAACTTACGCAGAAAAAACTTGCCAAAGAAATTGGTGTTGGAGAAAGTACCTACCAACGTTGGGTAGGGAGAAATGTAGAGCCATCATTAAACTCCAAGCAAATTAGAAAGCTCTGCGAAATCCTAGGTATCACTTTTGATGAGTATTGCGACTTGTTCAAAGATTATGAAGACTAG